The stretch of DNA ACTCCGGGGTGTTCGTGCGCTCGCTCGCCAGCCGCGGCGCACTGGGTGGCCTCTCGCCGCGCACCCTGCCCGTGCTGGCGCTGCTGGAGGGGGCGGGCTTCGACTGGGTGATCCTGGAGACGGTGGGCGTCGGTCAGTCGGAGGTGGATGTGGCCGCCGTGTGCGACCACACCCTGCTCGTCGTGACCCCGGCGGGTGGGGACGGCGTGCAGGCGTTCAAGGCCGGGATCATGGAGATCGCGGACGTGATCGCCGTGAACAAGGCCGACCTCCCCGGCGCCGACCGCACCGTGCGCGAGTTGCTGGCCGCTCAGGGCCTCGGTGCCCACGACGAGCACACCTGGTTTGCCCCGGTGCGCCGCACGGTCGCGCAGACGGGCGAGGGGGTGGAGGCCGTGCTGGAGGCCGTCCTGGCCCACCGCGCCCATCTCGGCAAGGAGGGCCTGCACGCCCGCCGCGAGCGCCGCGCCGAGTTCGAGGTGCGGACGCTGGTGCAGGAGCGCGTCCTGAAACGGGCGCGGGAGGTCAGCGGCGACCTCTATGCGCGGGTGGCGCGGGGTGAACTGGACGCGGACGCGGCGGCGGACGCCCTGCTCGCGGGCGAGGCTGTTCGGTGAAGGCCCGGACCCTCGCCCCCCTCCTCTTCGGCTTCCTGCTGGTGCAGCGCCTGCTGGAGTTGCGGGTGGCCCGCGCCAATGAGCGCTGGGCGCGGGAGAACGGCGCGGTCGAGTACGGCCGCGAGCATTACCCCCTCTTCTTCCTGCTGCACCCGGCCTGGATGCTGGGCCTGCTGTGGGAGGGCCGTCGCGCCCGTGGTGGGGTGAACTGGGCGGCGCTGCTGCTGTTCGTGCTCGCGCAGCCGCTGCGGTACTGGGTGATTCGCACCCTGGGCCGCTACTGGAACACCCGCATCCTGATCGTGCCGGGGGGCGAGCGGGTGACCGGGGGGCCGTTTCAGTACGTGCGGCACCCCAATTACGCGGTCGTGGCGCTGGAACTCGCCTCCGGGCCGCTGGCGGTAGGAGCGTGGCGCACGACGCTGGCGGGGACCGTGTTCAACGCCGCCCTGCTCCTCCTCATCCGCATTCCTGCCGAGGAGCGGGCGCTGCGGGCCTACCGCGAGGCCGCCTCCGAAGGCTGACGCTCCGTTCTACGAGACGCGGCGCAATTTGGTCGGCACCCGCTGCTCAAACTTCAGGCCCGTCGGGGTGTCTGCAAGGGCCACGGCGCTCAGCACCCGCAGGCCTTGAAGCTCCAGCCGGGTGCGGCCGGGGCAGTTCGTGCGCTCCACCCCCACGGCGACCGCCCGCACCCGCAGGGCGGCGGCCTCGGCCCGCAGCAGCAGTTCCAACTCGGCCAGCCCGTCGGTGAGGTGCCGGGTCACGATCACCGCGTCCCCCAGGACCGGCCCCTCCACCCGCTCAGGGAGGCGGCCGTCTGCCTGCACCTCCAGCACGGTCAGGCCCCGCAATCGCCCCAGCGCGTGCGCCAGCGGCTCCGCGCCCGGCAGCGCCACCGCAACTTCCAGTTCGGGCAGGTCACGGGCAAAGAGCGCCGCGACTTCGGCCCAGTCCCGTTCGGGCAGGGCCGCGAGTTGAAGGTCGAGCCGCTCCTCCGAGGGCAGGGTTGCGGCCACGGCGGTGCGCAGAGCGAGGGTCATACCATAGCCTAAGCTGTGAAGAAGGCCACATCCGCTTCACATCGTCACATTCGCCGAGGCAGGGCCTTCATATTTCCTTGAGCGTCGGAGGCTGTCGGCTTCTCCAGCGGGCCAGCCGCGTGCGCCCGCTCGTGTTGGGGGTCGCGGAGGCGTAGCGTGTCGCCCATGCAGGCCGCCCCCGCCCGAATCGCCGCCCGTCATGCCACCGCCGTCGCCGTGGCGGTCACGGCAGGTCACTTCATCAACGACGCTTACGGGGCCATGCTCACGCCGCTGACCCCCGCCCTTCAGGGCAAGTTCGGCGTGTCCATCGCCGCTGTGACGCTACTCTCCAGCGTCTACAGCCTGACCTCCAGCGTGCTGCAACCGCTGCTGGGGATTCTGGGCGAGCGCCTTGACCGCCGCTACGCCGCCGCGCTGGGGCCGCTGATGACGGGCCTGGGCCTCACGGCGATGGGCTTCGTGCCGTGGTTCGGGGCGCTGGTGCTGCTGGTGGCGGTTGCGGGCTTCGGGAGCGGCTTTTTCCACCCGGCGGGCGCCGCTTACGTCGCCCTGAGCAGTCCGTCCGAGAAGCGGGGGCTGTGGGCGAGCCTGTTCAGCGCCGGGGGCACGGCGGGCATGGCGCTGGGGCCGGTGTTCGCGGGCGTGGGGCTGGAGAATCTGCCCTGGTTTGCCTTGATCGGGGCCGTGATCGCGGCGATCACTTTTGCCGTCACCCCGCCCGGCCGGGCCGAGGGGCGGCGGGTTTCGCTGGCCGAGTACGCGGGCATCTTCCGGGGGCCACTGGTGGGCCTGTGGGCGATGGCGGTGCTGCGGTCGCTTGCCAGCATGGGGTACAACGCGATGCTGCCCTTCATCCTGCTGGGCCGGGGTTTCGGGGCGCGGGAGGTCGGGGTCACGCTGGCCGTGTACGCCGTCGCCAGTGCCATCGGGGGGATCGTGGGGGGGCGGGCCAGCGACCGCTACGGGCGGGTGCCGGTGCTGCGGGCGGCCATCCTGACGACCATTCCCTTCTTCGTGCTGCTGATCCTGTCGAGCCCGGCCAACTGGTGGTTTTACCCGCTCACCTTCCTGGTCGGGGCGGCGGTAAATGCCAGCGTCCCGGTCGGGGTGGTCGCCGCGCAGGAGTACGCGCCGGGGCACGTCGCGGTGGCGAGCAGCATCATGATGGGCTTTTCGTGGGGCTTCGCGGGGTTGCTGATCTTCCTGGTGGGGGCGCTGGCGGACGTGACGACGCCGACGACGGCGGCGCTGGTGAGCCTGACGCTGCTGCTTCCCAGTGCGCTCATCGCATACCGGTTGCCGGAGCCGAAGCGGGCGGCGTTCGAGAGCTGAGGCCTAAATTGAATGGAGAAGAGGTGGGCAAGCTGTCTTGATTCGGTTTGCCCCCACCCCCAGCCCCTGCCCCCAGAGGGGACGGGGGAGTAGCGCTGCGCTAGGCGAAGGTCGTCCCCCCATCTTCAAACCTCGCTTGCCCCGCCTCGGTGTCCCCCTCCACGCCGTCCTCCCGCCCAATTGGAAGGCCTCGGCGCTGACGCGCCGAACGGCTCGTCTGCCTTCTGCCTGGAAAGTGGACTCGCGCGGCGGGGGCGCTGAGGGCGGCTGACACAGGGAAAAGACGGCTTTTGCAACAGCAAGTCGGGTCTAACCCTCACCGCGCGTCAGTTCCCCGCCCCCCATACGCCACCGCCAGCGCCACGCCAGCCGCCAGCAGCGGCGCGAGGCTCCAGGCCTGCCCACGGGCCAGCGCATACGCCCCCACGCTCAGGCCGCCCTGAAACAGCAGGGTCAGCAGGGTCTGTCCCAGGGTGTTGCCCGGCCGGGTCTTGAAGGCGTCCGCCCGGCGCACGGGCAGGGGCCGCCACAGCACCAGCAGGGCGCTTCCCGCGACCCCCAGCGCCACCAAACATAGGAGAGCGAGGGCCAGGCCAGGGGCCAGCAGATCCTGCGCGGCGAACAGCCCGACGCCGAGCACTCCCAGCCCCAGGGGTGGCAGCGCGGCGGCCAGCCACTTGTCGCGCCGCAGGGCCGCCGGGCTGCGCGGGGCGGTGACGAGGAGGTCGGGGGCGTCCTCCGCGTTGAGCGTCAGGTGCGCCAGCGCCGAGGCGAGGCTGGCTCCCAGCAGCACGATGCCCGCGCTCGCCGCCCCCTCTACCGAGCCGCGCCACGCCGAGGCCATCAGCGGCAGCATGTAGACGAGTTGCAGCAGCGTGCGCGAGAGCAGTTCGGGGTCGCGGCCCACCATCCGCCATTCCTTGAGCAGCGTGGCCTGTCGTGCTGGGCGAAAACGCAGCGGCCCGGCCCGACCGCGCTCCGCCCGCCGTCCCCCGCTGCCCTCGGCGGTGGCCGCCACCCCGCTGACAAACAGGCGGGTCAGCAGCGGCACACTCAGCGCGAAGGCCAAGGCTGACCCCAGTCCCAGCGCCAGCAG from Deinococcus sp. HSC-46F16 encodes:
- a CDS encoding isoprenylcysteine carboxyl methyltransferase family protein yields the protein MKARTLAPLLFGFLLVQRLLELRVARANERWARENGAVEYGREHYPLFFLLHPAWMLGLLWEGRRARGGVNWAALLLFVLAQPLRYWVIRTLGRYWNTRILIVPGGERVTGGPFQYVRHPNYAVVALELASGPLAVGAWRTTLAGTVFNAALLLLIRIPAEERALRAYREAASEG
- a CDS encoding MFS transporter, which codes for MQAAPARIAARHATAVAVAVTAGHFINDAYGAMLTPLTPALQGKFGVSIAAVTLLSSVYSLTSSVLQPLLGILGERLDRRYAAALGPLMTGLGLTAMGFVPWFGALVLLVAVAGFGSGFFHPAGAAYVALSSPSEKRGLWASLFSAGGTAGMALGPVFAGVGLENLPWFALIGAVIAAITFAVTPPGRAEGRRVSLAEYAGIFRGPLVGLWAMAVLRSLASMGYNAMLPFILLGRGFGAREVGVTLAVYAVASAIGGIVGGRASDRYGRVPVLRAAILTTIPFFVLLILSSPANWWFYPLTFLVGAAVNASVPVGVVAAQEYAPGHVAVASSIMMGFSWGFAGLLIFLVGALADVTTPTTAALVSLTLLLPSALIAYRLPEPKRAAFES
- the meaB gene encoding methylmalonyl Co-A mutase-associated GTPase MeaB is translated as MTPPDLVTRFRAGDPRALARAITLAESGLDAARPVLRAAREREGRAVVLGVTGSPGSGKSTLTDALIAALRARGERVAVLAVDPSSPYSGGAILGDRIRMLRHHGDSGVFVRSLASRGALGGLSPRTLPVLALLEGAGFDWVILETVGVGQSEVDVAAVCDHTLLVVTPAGGDGVQAFKAGIMEIADVIAVNKADLPGADRTVRELLAAQGLGAHDEHTWFAPVRRTVAQTGEGVEAVLEAVLAHRAHLGKEGLHARRERRAEFEVRTLVQERVLKRAREVSGDLYARVARGELDADAAADALLAGEAVR